A window of Nasonia vitripennis strain AsymCx chromosome 3 unlocalized genomic scaffold, Nvit_psr_1.1 chr3_random0004, whole genome shotgun sequence contains these coding sequences:
- the LOC100118149 gene encoding protein mab-21: protein MLVPPEMLTAQSKMVYQLNKYFGERVMARKSQVAKTIQEVCRVVQDVLKEVEVQEPRFISSLTDYNGRFDGLDVISPTEFEIVIYLNQMGVLNFVDDGTLPGCAVLKLSDGRKRSMSLWVEFITASGYLSARKIRSRFQTLVAQACDKCAYRDSVKMIADTTEVKLRIRERYVVQITPAFKCAGLWPRSASHWPIPQIPWPHPNLVAEVKTEGFDMLSKECIGLQGKQSAMEGDAWALSFLDAENRLLQGASRRRCLSILKTLRDRHLDLPGNPVTSYHMKTLLLYECEKHPHEAEWDDVCLADRINGIFLQLISCLQCRRCPHYFLPNLDLFKGKSPSGLENAAKQVWRLTREMLTNSAALEKL, encoded by the coding sequence ATGTTGGTGCCGCCGGAGATGCTGACCGCCCAGTCGAAGATGGTCTACCAGCTGAACAAGTACTTCGGCGAGCGGGTGATGGCCCGCAAGAGCCAGGTGGCCAAGACCATCCAGGAAGTCTGCCGGGTGGTGCAGGACGTGCTGAAGGAGGTCGAGGTGCAGGAGCCGCGCTTCATCTCCTCGCTCACCGACTACAACGGCAGGTTCGACGGCCTCGACGTCATCTCGCCGACCGAGTTCGAGATCGTCATCTACCTCAACCAGATGGGCGTGCTCAACTTCGTGGACGACGGCACCCTGCCCGGCTGCGCCGTCCTCAAGCTCAGCGACGGCCGCAAGCGCTCCATGTCTCTCTGGGTCGAGTTCATCACTGCATCGGGCTACCTGTCCGCGCGCAAGATCCGCTCGCGCTTCCAGACCCTGGTGGCCCAGGCCTGCGACAAGTGCGCCTACCGGGACTCGGTCAAGATGATCGCCGACACGACCGAGGTGAAGCTGCGCATCCGCGAGCGCTACGTCGTGCAGATCACGCCGGCGTTCAAGTGCGCGGGCCTCTGGCCGCGCTCGGCCTCGCACTGGCCGATCCCCCAGATCCCCTGGCCCCACCCGAACCTCGTGGCCGAGGTCAAGACCGAGGGCTTCGACATGCTCTCCAAGGAGTGCATCGGCCTGCAGGGTAAGCAGTCGGCCATGGAGGGCGACGCCTGGGCGCTGAGCTTCCTCGACGCGGAGAACCGGCTGCTGCAGGGCGCCAGTCGGAGGCGCTGCCTCAGCATACTGAAGACGCTGCGGGACCGGCACCTCGATCTGCCCGGCAACCCGGTCACCAGCTACCACATGAAGACGCTGCTGCTCTACGAGTGCGAGAAGCACCCGCACGAGGCCGAGTGGGACGACGTCTGCCTGGCCGACCGCATCAACGGGATATTCCTGCAGCTGATATCGTGCCTGCAGTGCCGGAGGTGCCCGCACTACTTCCTGCCGAATCTCGACCTGTTCAAGGGAAAGTCGCCGAGCGGCCTGGAGAACGCGGCCAAGCAGGTCTGGAGACTGACCCGCGAGATGCTGACGAACAGTGCCGCGCTGGAAAAGCTCTAG